The following proteins are encoded in a genomic region of Prionailurus viverrinus isolate Anna chromosome E3, UM_Priviv_1.0, whole genome shotgun sequence:
- the MPG gene encoding DNA-3-methyladenine glycosylase isoform X2 → MGQKKQRLLEARRRQSLTDGAQMPSTMEPCLGPPATLGPQRSIYFSSPKSHSAQLGSEFFDQPAVPLARAFLGQVLVRRLDDGTELRGRIVETEAYLGPEDAAAHSRGGRQTPRNRGMFMKPGTLYVYIIYGMYFCMNVSSRGDGACVLLRALEPLGGLETMRQLRSTLRKGAAGRALRDRELCSGPSKLCQAMAIDKSFDQRDLAKDEAVWLERSPPGSREPAVVAAARVGIGQAGEWAQKPLRFYVQGSPWVSVVDRAAEQNSQACSDKAF, encoded by the exons ATGGGGCAAAAAAAGCAGCGACTGTTGGAGGCACGACGGCGTCAGAGCCTAACAGACGGAGCCCAGATGCCTTCCACCatggagccctgcttggggccACCTGCAACCCTGGGACCCCAGCGCAGCATCTATTTTTCAAGCCCCAAAAGCCACTCTGCACAACTGGGATCTGAGTTTTTCGACCAGCCTGCAGTCCCTCTGGCTCGGGCATTTCTGGGACAG GTCTTGGTTCGGCGACTTGATGATGGCACAGAGCTCCGCGGCCGCATTGTGGAGACGGAGGCATACTTGGGGCCCGAGGATGCAGCTGCTCATTCGAGGGGTGGCCGGCAGACCCCCCGCAACCGTGGCATGTTCATGAAGCCAGGAACCCTGTACGTGTACATCATCTATGGCATGTACTTCTGCATGAACGTCTCCAGCCGAG GGGATGGGGCATGCGTCCTGCTGCGAGCGCTGGAGCCCCTGGGGGGCCTGGAGACCATGCGGCAGCTTCGCAGCACCCTCCGCAAGGGCGCCGCGGGCCGAGCCCTCAGAGACCGTGAGCTGTGCAGCGGCCCCTCCAAGCTGTGCCAGGCCATGGCCATCGACAAGAGCTTCGACCAGCGGGACCTGGCCAAGGACGAGGCTGTGTGGCTGGAGCGCAGCCCCCCGGGCTCCAGGGAGCCGGCTGTGGTGGCAGCAGCCCGAGTGGGCATTGGCCAAGCAGGAGAGTGGGCCCAGAAGCCCCTGCGCTTCTACGTCCAGGGCAGCCCCTGGGTCAGTGTGGTAGACCGAGCAGCCGAACAGAACTCACAGGCCTGCTCGGACAAGGCTTTTTAA
- the MPG gene encoding DNA-3-methyladenine glycosylase isoform X1 produces MPARGAGQLSRRMGQKKQRLLEARRRQSLTDGAQMPSTMEPCLGPPATLGPQRSIYFSSPKSHSAQLGSEFFDQPAVPLARAFLGQVLVRRLDDGTELRGRIVETEAYLGPEDAAAHSRGGRQTPRNRGMFMKPGTLYVYIIYGMYFCMNVSSRGDGACVLLRALEPLGGLETMRQLRSTLRKGAAGRALRDRELCSGPSKLCQAMAIDKSFDQRDLAKDEAVWLERSPPGSREPAVVAAARVGIGQAGEWAQKPLRFYVQGSPWVSVVDRAAEQNSQACSDKAF; encoded by the exons ATGCCCGCGCGCGGGGCGGGCCAG CTTTCCCGAAGAATGGGGCAAAAAAAGCAGCGACTGTTGGAGGCACGACGGCGTCAGAGCCTAACAGACGGAGCCCAGATGCCTTCCACCatggagccctgcttggggccACCTGCAACCCTGGGACCCCAGCGCAGCATCTATTTTTCAAGCCCCAAAAGCCACTCTGCACAACTGGGATCTGAGTTTTTCGACCAGCCTGCAGTCCCTCTGGCTCGGGCATTTCTGGGACAG GTCTTGGTTCGGCGACTTGATGATGGCACAGAGCTCCGCGGCCGCATTGTGGAGACGGAGGCATACTTGGGGCCCGAGGATGCAGCTGCTCATTCGAGGGGTGGCCGGCAGACCCCCCGCAACCGTGGCATGTTCATGAAGCCAGGAACCCTGTACGTGTACATCATCTATGGCATGTACTTCTGCATGAACGTCTCCAGCCGAG GGGATGGGGCATGCGTCCTGCTGCGAGCGCTGGAGCCCCTGGGGGGCCTGGAGACCATGCGGCAGCTTCGCAGCACCCTCCGCAAGGGCGCCGCGGGCCGAGCCCTCAGAGACCGTGAGCTGTGCAGCGGCCCCTCCAAGCTGTGCCAGGCCATGGCCATCGACAAGAGCTTCGACCAGCGGGACCTGGCCAAGGACGAGGCTGTGTGGCTGGAGCGCAGCCCCCCGGGCTCCAGGGAGCCGGCTGTGGTGGCAGCAGCCCGAGTGGGCATTGGCCAAGCAGGAGAGTGGGCCCAGAAGCCCCTGCGCTTCTACGTCCAGGGCAGCCCCTGGGTCAGTGTGGTAGACCGAGCAGCCGAACAGAACTCACAGGCCTGCTCGGACAAGGCTTTTTAA